ACTGACTAGTGATGTGGGCACCTGTGAGAAAAATGCCTCATTCACTCGTAGAATAAATTTTGTCCAATCAAATTGTTGATGAGAACTCAGTGCTGCATAACTGCTGCCTGTCTTTTAGCCATGTCTTGATTTATTGCATTATATTATACAGTAACTATTTTATAAACTCTGATAAAATGTCTCAAAGTGTGCTTTGTATTTCATTGCAGCTTATGAGCTGTGGTTTAAACAGATTCTGTTCGAGCTGGATTCAGTGCGGCAAATCTTCATTAATGGACACGTGAgtcacattcatcacattacatGATTAATACCAGTCCGCTTCTTCCTGCTGTTGTGTGAAAGTCAACCATATCAAATCCAATTCAAGCTGCAGCAAACAATTAACCTTGTTTGTTGTCCATTGATCCATGAATTGTTTTCTCAATTAACATTTGGCTCTTTCATGTTGGAAAATGTTCCCAAATGTCAGTTGGTGTTTGCAGATATTTATCTTTCAATTAAAGGTATAAAAAGTCCAAGCTGATGAATTGATGATTAGAACTGCGGCTTGATTAATCCCTTTACTGACATTCTTACTTATTTACACTTTATATACGTTTTGagtaagaggggaaaaaaataaaattgaaaacatgTCTTCTGCATGCAGGTGCGAGATGAACGCAACATGCTCAAAGTCAATACTCGCATTCACCGGATCGTGATAATCTTCAAACTGCTGGTCGAGCAGTTTGCTGTTCTGGAGACAATGACAGCCTTAGATTTTTTTGACTTCAGGTTTGACAATTGACAAGCAATTTTCCCTCAGTTATCCGCACAGTATGCTTACTTCTTGTTGTTGATTTTGCATGTAGGGAATATCTGTCTCCAGCTTCTGGCTTCCAAAGCCTTCAGTTTCGGCTCTTGGAGAACAAAATTGGGGTCCCTGACAACTTGAGGGTGCCATACAATAGACAGCACTACCGCGACATCTTCAAAGGTCAGGAAGGCGAGTTGCTGCTCGCCACGGAGAAAGAGCCCACACTCTTGAAACTGGTTGAGGTAAAGAAAAAGACTAAATGTCATAGTTAACACATActatatccatccatcaatctatTATCTTAACAACTTATCCTCACGGGGTCACGGGAACGCTGAAGCCTATAGTAAACACATAGGTATATGATTAACATGACTCCAGTGAATTTGGCTGGCTATTCAATTACTAGAATGGACATGCGTCATTTGACCACAATCAATAAAGCAGTACCACTGATTTGTCGTGGAGTTGTTGGAGGTAacggtagtagtagtagtagtagtagtagtagtagtaggagtagtagtagtagtagtagtagtagtagtagtaggagtagtagtagtagaagtAGTATAATAACAAATGATCTGATTATTTACTTGATATGCAGGATATCCATCTAAAGGTCTCTATTTTAGTTCATGCTTTGTTTTCTTTAGTTAGACAACTCTGCACACGACCACAATCACTGGGATGCACGTGGTACGAGAGGTGGTTGTAAATGTACTTGGACTGTTTGTAATAGTGGAATTAGTAGTCTTAGTCATAGTAGGAAATAGCGCAATAGGATGAAGGTGGTAAAAGGAGCAGTAGTCGTATTAGAATTGGTGTTGGTTGTGGTAGTTGGACCTGTAGTATTAGGATTGGTGATATTAGAAGTAGGAGTGACAGTTGCAGTAGTAGTGGTGGCAACCCTGGTTACAATAGTATGCTACTAGCAGTTTTAGCAAAAGCAGTAGTAATAGTAATTGTAGTAGTAGTTGTAGTAGTAGTGGTAGTTGTAGGAGTGGTAGTTGTAACAACAGTAGTAATAGTAGATATGGTGGTGGTGACTACTAGTAGCAAGAGGGGGAGCAGGAGGAGTGGTGgtccagtagtttttttttttcgttttagtAATCTTAAGCAGATACAGGTTTTAGGGAAATATTTCGAAGAACCTCTCAATGATCTGCAGCTGCTCAGTCCAGAGCATGTAAATAAAGTGTTTTGATGACAAAATGTCCATGGGCTTTAAATGATTTCAGTCATTTACTGAGGAGGTGTTTGGTCAGTCTCTTCTTAAAGACGTGAATACCCTTAGTAGTGATAGTGATAGCAGTAGTACTAGTACTTTCATTCGACAGGAATTAATAATTGAAAATATGACATTCTGGAAATAACATGAAACACTGTCTTTAAAGGAGTGGCTGGAGAGAACGCCTGGCCTGGAAACAGATGGCTTCAACTTCTGGGAAAGCCTGCAGAGCAACATATTTAATGGCCTTGATAAGGAAAAGCAAAATATTGAGGTAAGATAATAACACTAATGAAACAACTCTTAATTGGCATTTAGACTAGATTTAAAGTGATGGGAGTAATGTTTGTGTTCCATAGCAAATGCCTGACTGCGATGACAAAGAGGAGATGATGGCTGAGTTGCTGAAGCAGAAAGAAGTGTTCACTTCTTTGTTTGATGTTAAGCGTCATGAGCATCTGCTTAGTAAAGGTCGGTGAATTCCTGCACAACTCGCACATTGAattcaaatcacattttgaAATGTGGCAGCAGTGGCTCACTGATGCTACTTTGTCCCCAACAAGGTGAGAGACGGCTGTCTTACAAAGCTCTTCAAGGCGCTCTCATGATCTACTTCTACAGGTAGCTCCACACCTGCACCTTAGACCGTTAGCAGTGGTAGCAGAggtcgtgtgtgcatgtgtgtgcgtgcgtgtgtgtgcgcttacAATTAGACCACGCAGGCATTCACTTTGTCAATAACGTCGCTCGTTGCTGTCTGTTCAACTTAGAGAGGAGCCTAGGTTCCAGGTACCTTTCCAGCTGCTCAACTCCCTCATGGATATCGACATGCTCATGACAAAATGGAGATGTGAGTATGTGGATGTCACACCAGTACAGAGCCATGATGGAATGTTTGGCCCTAGGCCTCAGCGCACTAACAGGGAAGTTTGCCCAGCTAAAAAGTTAGTCAGAAGCCTTTGGGAAGCTGCTCCACTCCCACTCAATACATTTTTACTCACCCCTGCTCTTTCACTTGTGGATCAATTATTGACGTctcactttttcttcttctatttcCGTCGGGGTTGTTGCAGACAATCACGTATGCATGGTGCACCGGATGATTGGCAGCAAGGCGGGCACGGGGGGCTCGTCTGGGTACCACTACCTGAGATCCACCGTAAGGTATTGTCTATATGTGTATTTCAAGGCTGCATTGAAGAGCAAGCGAGATGCGCAATATAACTCTATTCCTCTAGGTGTAATTTGTCTCAATACTCAAGTCCATATATCTGTCTACTATAGCCTGGCAACTTTGGAGCACATTTGTGGCTCTGCCAGAGCAGGCACGGTGCTGCTCTGGGTCTGGGGGTGTGCTATAACACCATCAGAAATATATGTTGCAACGAAAAGGCCCTTCCAGTGTTTTAAAATATTGATTATTTAAGTAAGtttaaaaacattcaaaagTTCACAATTCTGTTCCAATTACTGGTAAATCTCTATCAATGTTTGTGTTGTACCCGTACCCTGTGTGGGGGTTTATTTAATTTCACTTTAGGTGGTCACTTGTATTGTGCTTTACCATTTTGCCATTTTAtgatttaacacacacacacacacatgtcggCTACCATCCTTACACACGTTTTGCTTTCCTTACAGTGACCGCTACAAGGTTTTCGTGGACTTCTTCAACCTGGCCACATTTCTGGTACCTCGCCACTGGGTGCCCAAATTGAACCCAAATGTCCACACTTTCGTTTACACTGCCGAGTGCTGCGACAGCTCCTACTGCAGCAGCGAGGACTCAGACTAACGACGTACAGGAACACcaaatgaaacgaaacaaacaaaaaaaaaaacaatagcacTTATCTTGTTTCTACTTCCTCACAACCGCTGTGTTGTCCAAAAAACACACTTCCACCTTGCACCAACGAAAAGCCTTATTTTGTCAACTTTAATACTCGCTAAGGACATGGCTATCCCGTGAGGATGTAAATACAATGAATATGAATGAGAATAATGATGCTCAGCATCTGAACCAATTTGCACAGCATGGAAATCAAGAAAATACGTGTACATAATGTTGATATGATATACACTCACAAGACGACGTAACATTAAAGTACGCCGGCACCAAAAAGAAGAATTCAATATAACTCACTTGAACAAAATGTTCAATATTCTGGATCATATTTTCTGATACTTTGGTTGCTTTATTTGGTGACACAAGgggcaaaatattagaaacatctCTCAAAATATGACACCACTTTGAGACAACCACTAGCAAAGGAGCACACAGGAATGTGGTGAGTGCTACAGTTTGATATATGCTTGCTTaaatattgtatatttttttatccaGTGACTAATATAATCTTTGCATATGGAGCTGTGCAATTTGCTAATATTGATTGTACATAGTATTTGTCCTAAGTATTAAGTGTTTGTGCATGCCTAAATAAAACCCAGCATTGACGCTCATGTAAAGTGATTTATTTGCATCACATCAAACCAACACAGCCGCCACAGAATCTGCGATGCCTGGCAACACATGAGGCAAAGAGAATATTAATGTCGATGCCATGGGGGTGGATGGCCCGCGCAACAGACACTCTATTAAAAGCAGGTATGAATGTAAAAATTAAGATGGAAATAAACACAGGGATGCTTTACACTCACCGCAAAGGTTGCTGCCAATTTTGACATAAACGTAACCCTCTTTTCCCCACTCAGTGCCCCATGAGTTTTGCACTATCCAGAAGGGAATCTcccctaccaaaaaaaaaaaaaaaaaccacacaagcAAATGGAATTTAGAAACTAAAGAACGTAACTTGACTTAGAAGCTTAAACGGCTGTACAAATAAGTCAGTGGCAATAATTGGCAAACATACACAAAGGCCGCATCCATATGCACTGTGAAAGAAATGAAAAACTGCTGGCAGTCCTGACAGAGGTGGCACATCCTTTACCTATCGCAAAAGGTTACATTGTTTAATTTTGTAGGGAGGCAGCACGGtgaagcactggttagcacgtccgcctcacagttcagttcagttcgattccacctctgaccctccctgtgcggagtttgccgtGCAGGCATGATTTTTCCCCGgggactctggtttcctcccacgtccgaaaaacatgcatggtaggctgattgagcgctccaaattgcccgtaggtgagaATGCGAGTTCGGATGGtttcagttcagggtgtcccctgcctactactTACAGGAATTCTCAACAATTCTCTCAGGCTAATTTTAGGCATTCCTTGTTTGTTTAGTTCATGGATTTAGTTTTTGTTAGGCTACGGTACAAGCACGGGATGAGTACATTTGAACTCAAGTTGAGCTGCACTGGGGTAAAAACCAGACGCTGGTAAAATGTCAAATTAAGAAAAGCTGCAAATTACCTCTGAAAGAATAATAAAATTTGAAGGTAGAAAAGGTAGAAGTTGAAAGTCCTTCTGAAAAGGGACTTTGCAAGGTGTTCCCAGCGTATCCTCAGATATTGTTTGGAGCTATTTGTTACGGTTAGGGTCATATATCGGTTCTGGTCTGGTCGGTCGTTCCTCCCTTATacacccttccaggtctcactgacaCTGACCTGTGCGACCATAAAAATTCACCAGCAGATCAAGGGAGTCCTCTCACCGTTGGCAAAACCAGAGTAGATGACAGTCCAACCCCCCTCTAAAAGTGATACCAGAACTCAAGCCATGTGTTGAGTTGAGCCCAACTATATCTAGTGAAAACTTCTCAACCTTGCACACTAGCTCAAAATCCTTACCTGTTAGAGAAGTGACATTCTATGTCCCTCAAGCCAGCTTTTGTAACCTCCACCCACAGTCAGGGAGTGTTGCATCTTGCCATGTTGCCTCTTTAGGCTGTATCTGGGCCACATGGGTGCTTTCGACATGGGTGAAGGGACATAGAGCCTCAGACAAGTTAACTGACTTAACTCCAACGATCATTGGGACAGACAAATCCCTCCACCATGAAAAGATTACTTTACAGGGATAGGGGGAGTGATAAACATCTATTAGaaatatgttgttgttgttgttgttcttgtttCTCGTTGATAATGACTTTGCATCATTTTTTACACAGAAAACTTGTCGTAGGTTTTGTTTGGCTTACCTGTGGCGTCATAGCCCACCACCAACACAGCATGGTTGGGCCAGCGACTGGAGCAGTGGTGCTGGATGATTCCTCCCAAGTAGTCCTGCCAGCTGACCGCGTCCACAACGACAGACAGAGGACCTTTCTCTACCAGCTCTGCCTTCATTGCCTCCTCTTGACCACTAGCGGAGGCAGAAGAGCAGAAACATCAGTGCAGCGGAAAGGAAGACTAGACAAGTAAGGGAGAGATTGGTcaatggacagacagacagctggACGGATGAATGGAGGGATGAAtagccatccattcattttctggttTTCTGGTTCATTCAAATACTCTTTTTACTGAGTGATCTACAGTTGGCGCTTACTTAATTGCTGTTTTCCTTCGGTATATTCAAGCATCTAAAGTTAGTATATTAATACAAAAGACTGATTCAGATTTTTTACCAATAAAAATTGTTTTCTAAAGTAGTTTCTTCAATCTTAGGTGCATACAACAAAACATATTTAGTCATTCAAAATAATAAACTAATCCATCCAtctaatagaaataaaacatgcTTTGATTGCTTCAGGGTTTTATAAACTAGTACAAACTTGTTTTGCATTTCATCAAAAATGCCATACTTTATAAAAGTAGCTGTAAAAAAATGAGAAATCAAACAAATGTTTTGTATGCATTGGTTCAAAGTAATAAATAATTATGAATAGAAAAGATGATTAGAATTATTTATTTCactacaaaataaaattgtcTACCATCTGTAATTAATGTAAACATTGATCTAATACTCTGTGGCTTAAATTTTGTTGTTTAGATTATTTAGATATTTTTCCAATatgtattttcttttatatcaacaaGGAATTATCCTCCAACAATTATTTATGAAGTGTTGTGAACCTATGTCTTGTTCTGACCAGTGTGCAACAGAGCAATCAGTATCTATGTTGACACAGCAAACATGACATGTTCCTGACCCTCTTCCGTCCTTGAACTTTACATGATTTCATTTTTGAATAAGTGTGTGTTAATTTTTAAGCTTTTACTGCCTACACGCTGCAGaggggaacatttttttttttttttttttttacctgaagtCATATGAAGTGAAGTTCCTCAAGGTGACGCCCCTTTTAAGACTGGAGAAGAAGTGACACATTCCATTCTTGGCCTTGTAGGGGTACTCAGATTGTGGCACCAGGCTCACTCTGGTCTACAGATAATGTTAAAGGAATATAATATAATGACGCACTCTTGTGTTGTGAGTGACATGATTTAACAATAGATGGCCTCCTTGTCTATTTGTGAATTGTCTTCAAAATGGCTGTTTCAAGTGAAAATGGCCGGTCTTTTCAAGTGTGTGTTCTTGAGACTTTAGTCTAATTCTTTTTCTACTCATGTCTACTAAACGTCATGGTGCTAAGTGCATtagcttttctttcttaccagCCGCAGTGGCTAATGGTTTCCCAGAGCATAGAGCACTCCCACTTCCACTCGCGTTCTTATTTTGAAACTCAAAAATGCACCACTTTTGCACACCAACTAACACTACCCTGAGCGTGACCACAAGGCAATGGGTTGAAGAATGAATGTCACATAATCACTCAAACCAATTtcataaaaaatacaatggcCAACGTCATTGACACACAAATCTGCTGAAGCCAGTGTAAATCATGTCAATTTGATTCTTCCAGCAAAATTATCGAAATTTCAAAAAACATTTAAGGTACACAAATGATTAACATGTCCTTAAACAATAAATGACTGTGACCTTTTTTACATTCCTCATTGCAGACAGTTGCTCACAGACAGATGGCCCACAGACCGAATGCTTCATGGCACGTTTTAGAAGAGGAAGTGTTGAGGAGGCTTACGCTGATTTAATTTGAGGGGACACAGCTGGTCCATTGTACATCTGACTCCGGATTAAACATGCTGCCTGAATACGCATAAcgcttttatttcacaaatcaatctGCGGACCACATGCATGAACTTTGCAAGGAGAGTAATCCATATGGCTCACTGATCAAAGATGATCTGCTAAAAGGGGTTAGCTGGAGTTGATTTGTCACTAACCACAGctaaaaatcaatcaaaatcTTGGTGGGTTTACTGACAAACTGAccccaaaatgaaaaacaaatgtgcaCCACAGACTGTGcagatttttcttttgttttgtttgttgtttgtagTGTTGTTGCTCTACTTGAAAGAGAGTCTCAGCTGAAATAGAAGATCTGTAGGTTGGAGTCGACAAGTCAATTAACACTGACTGCGGTGCGTCGGTGGAACGTCGGCGCTGTTCGCTAGCCTTCACCCATTTTTATCCACCTCAGGcgacggccattttgccacttactgtcgcctgaaaatgacatcacagttgctcaggtCTCAGGCAACAACTAATCAAGGCTCAACAAATTTCTGAAGCTGAGGTGGAGTCTGCctatttaattcatattccacaaacaaaacattaatcagaacaaTGTGTTTCgactagttgggctgcacagaccacattattatatttttgggCCGACGTCCTGTTTAAACCAAAATGACAGATCCTGTGTCTTCTCTTGTTCTCCTGTGGGATGGATTTTTAAAAGGTTTAGTCTAGAGAATGGCTTGAAACTTAAAGTTCACATAATTGGCCCAACCCTCAACAAACCAtggcttcaaaccaaaatggaagATTCTCTCTTGCATTTACAGGCATGGCTCCTTTAGAGTGTTTTAGGGTTTCTACTAATAACTAAGACTAAAAATTAATGTTCCTAAATTTCTGGCTTGTAGGGTTGAAATTTGGATTTTGCATGATCGGCCAGAATGATCCGGAAATGGACACAATCAACCATACTGAATGACTTCCTTTGATTTTTACAGCATGGCTTCTTCAGACCTATTTGTGGATCTATTCATGATATACGCGCTTACAAAATTTCATATTTCTTGCAAACCGTCTTTGGGCGCTAAATTTCTTTTCTAAATTTCAAAGTACCGTCTGTAACCAGAGGAGAGCTTTGGCTGGGGAGCCTCCTTTGCAGCCTCCATTTTGAAAGCAGCAATCGATGACTTGCTGCACGCTGAGCTCCTGCAGCGGCGCTCCTGCGATGGCGTTGGCCGCTTGCATGGCGCCCACCACGCTAAATGCCCAGCAGCTACCAcactggaaaaaaatgaatgattgaGAAAAGCTAAAGTTCAAACTCCTGAGGGACGTATTACTCCAAATCTGGTCCTTAATGACCATCTTCGCcagcagaaaaacatttttcttaTCCCACCACCTTTCCAAAATTAGCTTCCTCATGACTTTGTGAAGGAGACCGGGACAAAGACAGTTCATTTGAATGCATGAGGCTGTCTCTGCCGGTGCCGCCCTGCTGGTCAAATAATTGCCCTAATTTATCCTCAAAAAGCAGTCTATTATCAGACACACTGCTCTTAGTTGATGGACACAAAATCATTGTGAAATAACTCAAAAACCATCTTGAACCTTCTTCCAagactttttatatttgacccagCAGGGATGGTTTTATGGTCCCATCTCCTGAGGGGAAGTGCCTTTTGTAGTTATTAATATTTCACTAATTCATTAATAATGTTTCAAGTTATTTCACTCATTTAACAGGCTGAGCATCAATTCAAACACTCCCAACAGCTAAAGTCGCTACAATAGAAAGAGAAGTCGACCTACCCACCAAAATGAAAAGTTAAAAAACTGAGCGTGTACAGTGTCTGCCTATGAGGCTGTAGTTTGTAGTGTGTAGAGTGTACCCTCCCTGCCGCCCTTGGACAGTCAAGATagcctccagcacgcccgctaccctcgtgaggataagcacagatgaatgaatgaattaatgaatgaatgaatgacatcTCATAAATAGTAGATTTTTAATAAGATGTGACGTCAAGCACATTCTCGTGTTAGCTCATTTCAAAGAGTCACGAACAAAAGCTATTATTTGTTGAAATGGATTCTACAAATTAAAGTTCTTTAAATTAAACCAAATTTACAATGAATTAATGTATAAATTtgaccccatccatccatccatccatttttaacactgcttatcctgttcagggtcatggGGTGCTGGAGTATATCCCTGTTGACATAGAGCAAAAAGCAGGCGACACCCTGAACTGCTCATCAGCCAGTCACAGGACACATATGGAGACAAACAGTCAGTCACACTTACATGCACACTGTCACTGAGGAGGAATCGATCCCACACTGCCTGCACAAACGTCAGACGTATGTAACCCTAGACTATCAGCGACTCACTTAATTCATattaataaaatacaattaCAGTAACTTCACATTTTAATTAAAGACATTACAACTAtattaaaaggaaaataaataacataAAAAGGCTGTATCTCCAAAGTTGTTTCTCATGTTCGAGCCCAAAAAcaattgtatttaattttatattttttgggCTAAAAATACATCTCTCAATGTTCCATCTTACCGCTTGCTGGTTCTGGACCGGCGCCACCACCGCTCGGTCCCTCCAGTCAAATTTGGCCGGCAGCTCTTTTGTCTTGGTTCCAAGGAATGGTGGAGCTCGCTCAGAGATTGATCCCAAGTACAAATCTGCCGAGAACAAAGAATTCAACGTCCAGTCCAGATGGAGAACATGTAAAGCAGATACAAATCAAGGCAATTCTCTCTCAAATAGCACTGGTAGAAACACAAATTTTGGACTGACATGCTAGTAATTTGAACAGTAAGAACAGTAAGTTCATCCTACCACGGAATTCCTCAGGTGAGAGGGAGGAGAAGTGATTGATTCCATACTTAGCAGACTGAGGTTGTGTAGTAAATGAGTTGAGGTACGCATGACGCTCTGTAGAATCCTGGATTGTCCAAACAACCAAAaataacacacgcacgcacgcgcccgcacacacacacacacacacacacacatacaaaaatcTCTGTCAATTTGTACTGAGCATTGTAGTTTATGAAAGTCAAAAATGCTAACTTATTTAATGCCGTGGCTGTTTTGAATTCATTGAAAACTTAATATGTGAAGCAGAAGTGCATCCATATGTAATACCCAATGAAAAAATTACTATATGAGCTTTTCAAAATAGAAGCTCCTTTTGGGGCTTTGAGCGTGAGTGAGATTGAGCAGTTGACAAAAGCTGTGGCACTGCCAAACCATGCCAATACAGGTTATAGATATactataaaaataatatattgtaTTGGCGTAAGATTTCTTGTGTCCATAAatggtcaatttcattttttttcccccaaatcacTGCGACTGGCATTTGCCAGTGTTGTATTTTTAGCACGTCACTGACCAATTGAAAGTAACAAATGGCTTGGAAACAAATCTATTTACTCTCTTGGACACTTTAACTGTCTGAGAAATGCTATAAAACAATCGATATAGATGCTTTTTAGACAATAACAAAAGAAAATAGATACATTTAAGTAAGTCTGTTTTGTTGAGAACCAATGACTGTAAATAGGATCAGCCACAAATTTGTGTGCATATAATTCCCATGTATTACACAATGTGCcagaagtacaaaaaaaaaaaaagactttatgTTGCAGCACGAGTTGATGTGTAGTGAAATGCTGAAATGCTATAAAACAATCAATATGGATGCTTTTCAGACAATAACAAAAGATAATAGATACATGTAATTAAGTCTGTTTTGCTGAAGGGAGTTAGCATCAGCCACAAATTTGTGTCCAGATTAATTCCCATGTATTACACAATGCGCCAGTAAAGAAaaagttaaaaatatatatatatatgattttaTGTTGCAGCACGAGTTGATGTGTGGTGTTCAGTCAGCGACTCGTCAccaattttaattttgttgtcatGTACCTCCATTAGTCTTGCCATATATTTTAATTCTATTTAGAAATTAACACTTGATGACTTGAAGTTTAACCTaaatacaacaaataaaaactctagatttgtgaggaaaaaaaaacaatgtatcTTATTCATTGTTCTATTTAAATAAACTAGTAAAGAAGTTATTGAATACCAGCGAATTAACAATAAAAGTTTAGGCAGgatattaaagaaaaaaatctttataCATACAGACACTGAAAGGTGGACTATTGCGCTAAACATATCATTATTGCACTTTAAACGTTTTATTACCGTTTTTACGATTTAAATCCAAAAGTAAAAACGTGCACCTGCCTTCTCTATTTCCGGATTGTACCTGAGGGGCGTGGTCTCTAATGACGCACGGTACGCGTTTCTTATTTCTTACCTGAAAACAGCGATTGTAGCTCTCAAACCCGCCTTTACTTTCGTACATGAGGTGGCCGCAACATCCAATTGGAGTAAAATCACCCGTCAGATTCTTCAGTTCTTCGTCAGAACTCGCGTTTTTGCAACACAGCGGAGCGACGACGGCGACAactgtcgccatggcaacagtaTACAGGTAGCACTGATTCATTTTAGTTCCAGAAATGTTCGCGTGAAGATAACGTCACTTTGAACAAACGCGGAAGTGGGAATACCGAGAAAGGTAAACTTGATGATGAGTGGACGTGGCGGCCTTCCTCCTAACGGACACTAGAGGGAGACATTGCTAGAAATGTATCTTTGGAAATGTGgtttcttttttgtctttggAGAGAATTGTCAGATATTCCTGAGGAAAAACAATTCATACATTTTCAAGAGTAGTATATGTACCGTAGCACACTTAGACTTGGATGTATTTATTCATTCCTTGGAATTACTTCCTCAAGAAATTCTGGTTCCAGTAGAATATTGCaaatttcattcatttcataaGTTTATTGAGCAACCCAATCTACCAAACAAAACATCAATATATGAAAACAACAGTTCTTTTTGTGGTCACATGAATGACAAAGaggagaataataaataaagtgcatagcaataaataaagtgtagagcaataaataaataataataaataataatcgtCAAGTAATAAAGTATTGAAGGTAACTGCACTTGGGTATGCCCATTATGTCCTATCAGCTCCTTACTCCAATTCTGGAGTTGTACAGTTTGGTGGCATGAGGAAATTGCTTTTGTTTTAAGAAATGTTGCAAATTTAGGAAAATAATGgcataaaaaaatcaattataaTTTAATGAAAGCCTGCCCTGCGATTGACTGTCAACCggtccagggtgtaccccgcctactgcccgatgactactaggataggctccagcacgcccgcgacccccgtgggggcaagctgtatagaaaatggatggatgggtgaatgaaagctgaaaaaaaaaatatttttgtcagtCATCAATATTAGTTCAACTTCATATTTATGTTTTGGTGATTTATGATTCTTCTGAATACCTAATTTTACAGAAatgtatacgtatatattttttctcagATGTCATC
The sequence above is drawn from the Syngnathus scovelli strain Florida chromosome 1, RoL_Ssco_1.2, whole genome shotgun sequence genome and encodes:
- the ctso gene encoding cathepsin O isoform X5 produces the protein MNQCYLYTVAMATVVAVVAPLCCKNASSDEELKNLTGDFTPIGCCGHLMYESKGGFESYNRCFQDSTERHAYLNSFTTQPQSAKYGINHFSSLSPEEFRDLYLGSISERAPPFLGTKTKELPAKFDWRDRAVVAPVQNQQACGSCWAFSVVGAMQAANAIAGAPLQELSVQQVIDCCFQNGGCKGGSPAKALLWLQTTRVSLVPQSEYPYKAKNGMCHFFSSLKRGVTLRNFTSYDFSGQEEAMKAELVEKGPLSVVVDAVSWQDYLGGIIQHHCSSRWPNHAVLVVGYDATGEIPFWIVQNSWGTEWGKEGYVYVKIGSNLCGIADSVAAVLV
- the ctso gene encoding cathepsin O isoform X2; translation: MNQCYLYTVAMATVVAVVAPLCCKNASSDEELKNLTGDFTPIGCCGHLMYESKGGFESYNRCFQDSTERHAYLNSFTTQPQSAKYGINHFSSLSPEEFRDLYLGSISERAPPFLGTKTKELPAKFDWRDRAVVAPVQNQQAAVWDRFLLSDSVHCGSCWAFSVVGAMQAANAIAGAPLQELSVQQVIDCCFQNGGCKGGSPAKALLWLQTTRVSLVPQSEYPYKAKNGMCHFFSSLKRGVTLRNFTSYDFSGQEEAMKAELVEKGPLSVVVDAVSWQDYLGGIIQHHCSSRWPNHAVLVVGYDATGEIPFWIVQNSWGTEWGKEGYVYVKIGSNLCGIADSVAAVLV
- the ctso gene encoding cathepsin O isoform X6, with product MDSTERHAYLNSFTTQPQSAKYGINHFSSLSPEEFRDLYLGSISERAPPFLGTKTKELPAKFDWRDRAVVAPVQNQQAAVWDRFLLSDSVHCGSCWAFSVVGAMQAANAIAGAPLQELSVQQVIDCCFQNGGCKGGSPAKALLWLQTTRVSLVPQSEYPYKAKNGMCHFFSSLKRGVTLRNFTSYDFSGQEEAMKAELVEKGPLSVVVDAVSWQDYLGGIIQHHCSSRWPNHAVLVVGYDATGEIPFWIVQNSWGTEWGKEGYVYVKIGSNLCGECKASLCLFPS
- the ctso gene encoding cathepsin O isoform X1, producing the protein MNQCYLYTVAMATVVAVVAPLCCKNASSDEELKNLTGDFTPIGCCGHLMYESKGGFESYNRCFQDSTERHAYLNSFTTQPQSAKYGINHFSSLSPEEFRDLYLGSISERAPPFLGTKTKELPAKFDWRDRAVVAPVQNQQAAVWDRFLLSDSVHCGSCWAFSVVGAMQAANAIAGAPLQELSVQQVIDCCFQNGGCKGGSPAKALLWLQTTRVSLVPQSEYPYKAKNGMCHFFSSLKRGVTLRNFTSYDFSGQEEAMKAELVEKGPLSVVVDAVSWQDYLGGIIQHHCSSRWPNHAVLVVGYDATGEIPFWIVQNSWGTEWGKEGYVYVKIGSNLCGECKASLCLFPS
- the ctso gene encoding cathepsin O isoform X3; translated protein: MNQCYLYTVAMATVVAVVAPLCCKNASSDEELKNLTGDFTPIGCCGHLMYESKGGFESYNRCFQDSTERHAYLNSFTTQPQSAKYGINHFSSLSPEEFRDLYLGSISERAPPFLGTKTKELPAKFDWRDRAVVAPVQNQQAAVWDRFLLSDSVHCGSCWAFSVVGAMQAANAIAGAPLQELSVQQVIDCCFQNGGCKGGSPAKALLWLQTTRVSLVPQSEYPYKAKNGMCHFFSSLKRGVTLRNFTSYDFSGQEEAMKAELVEKGPLSVVVDAVSWQDYLGGIIQHHCSSRWPNHAVLVVGYDATAPMWPRYSLKRQHGKMQHSLTVGGGYKSWLEGHRMSLL
- the ctso gene encoding cathepsin O isoform X4, coding for MNQCYLYTVAMATVVAVVAPLCCKNASSDEELKNLTGDFTPIGCCGHLMYESKGGFESYNRCFQDSTERHAYLNSFTTQPQSAKYGINHFSSLSPEEFRDLYLGSISERAPPFLGTKTKELPAKFDWRDRAVVAPVQNQQACGSCWAFSVVGAMQAANAIAGAPLQELSVQQVIDCCFQNGGCKGGSPAKALLWLQTTRVSLVPQSEYPYKAKNGMCHFFSSLKRGVTLRNFTSYDFSGQEEAMKAELVEKGPLSVVVDAVSWQDYLGGIIQHHCSSRWPNHAVLVVGYDATGEIPFWIVQNSWGTEWGKEGYVYVKIGSNLCGECKASLCLFPS